The following proteins are encoded in a genomic region of Acidobacteriota bacterium:
- a CDS encoding response regulator produces MRRRRPRAPTVESKRLAVIEEKTDDIYSIQFVLQSLGFRTQSFSPRSSLADLMGFRPDLIIVDMMISGGGGFRVIRQIRRAGNLDRVPILAIGAAAMEGSSEEILAAGGQEVVIKPYSMTELREKLDRLVPKAK; encoded by the coding sequence GTGAGGCGCCGCCGTCCGCGTGCCCCGACTGTCGAGTCGAAACGGTTGGCGGTGATCGAAGAGAAGACCGACGACATCTACTCGATTCAATTCGTCTTGCAGAGCCTCGGCTTTCGCACGCAGTCGTTCTCGCCCCGGTCCTCCTTGGCGGACCTGATGGGTTTCAGACCCGACTTGATCATCGTGGACATGATGATCTCCGGAGGAGGAGGATTCCGGGTCATCCGTCAGATTCGCCGGGCCGGAAACCTGGATCGGGTTCCGATCCTGGCCATCGGCGCCGCGGCCATGGAGGGAAGTTCCGAAGAAATCCTGGCTGCGGGGGGGCAGGAGGTGGTGATCAAGCCTTACAGCATGACGGAGCTGCGGGAAAAGTTGGACCGGCTCGTTCCGAAGGCGAAGTAA
- the gatB gene encoding Asp-tRNA(Asn)/Glu-tRNA(Gln) amidotransferase subunit GatB has protein sequence MQYEPVIGLEVHAQLRTRSKVFCGCSTRFGAPPNSQTCPVCLGLPGSLPVVNVQAVEMAAIAGMALECRINRRSLLARKNYFYPDLPKGYQISQFEEPLAVDGRVRLLTLDRLARGTPGTVRELSVGIIRVHLEEDAGKSIHAARQDTQVNLNRCGVPLMEIVTHPDLRSGKEASEFLDYLRRVLLFLSLCDGNMEEGSLRCDANVSVRPRGETSLGTKTEIKNLNSFRFLNKALDYEIRRQIQVLESGRQVVQETRLWDEDLEVTRPMRSKEEAHDYRYFPDPDLLPVVISAERLDEIRNQMPELPGDRARRFGSQYGLDPGDALVATRTPEFAEYFEASAERAGNPKSVLNWMVGDVTHRLRKDGRGLEDSPVKAADLGELIRLLDDGTISGKMAKGVFDRMYETGKSPGKIVREQNLAQISDRSELESVVSGILESHAGAVERYRNGKRGLLGFFVGQVMRQTRGQANPKMVNELLRRMLDR, from the coding sequence ATGCAGTACGAGCCGGTAATCGGTCTGGAGGTCCACGCCCAACTGCGCACCCGGAGCAAGGTGTTCTGCGGTTGCAGCACCCGGTTCGGAGCTCCCCCGAATTCCCAGACCTGTCCGGTCTGCCTCGGTCTTCCCGGATCGCTTCCGGTGGTCAACGTCCAAGCGGTGGAGATGGCGGCCATCGCCGGAATGGCCCTGGAGTGCCGCATCAACCGGCGTTCGCTCCTCGCTCGAAAGAACTATTTCTACCCTGATCTTCCCAAGGGTTATCAGATCTCCCAGTTTGAAGAGCCGCTGGCGGTCGATGGGCGGGTGCGGCTTCTGACCCTGGATCGCCTGGCTCGGGGGACGCCCGGAACAGTGCGTGAACTCAGCGTGGGGATCATCCGAGTCCATCTGGAGGAGGACGCCGGCAAGTCGATTCATGCCGCGAGGCAGGACACGCAGGTCAACTTGAATCGATGCGGAGTCCCGTTGATGGAGATCGTCACCCATCCCGATCTGAGGTCGGGCAAGGAGGCCAGCGAGTTCCTGGACTACCTGAGACGAGTCCTGCTTTTTCTGTCGCTGTGTGACGGCAACATGGAGGAAGGGAGTCTTCGCTGCGATGCCAATGTCTCGGTCCGTCCACGGGGGGAGACTTCGCTGGGAACCAAGACTGAAATCAAGAATCTGAACTCTTTCCGATTTTTGAACAAGGCTCTTGACTACGAGATCCGGAGGCAGATTCAAGTCTTGGAGTCGGGGCGGCAAGTCGTTCAGGAGACGCGGCTGTGGGATGAGGACCTGGAAGTGACGCGTCCCATGAGAAGCAAGGAAGAGGCCCACGACTACAGGTACTTTCCCGATCCGGATCTCCTTCCGGTCGTGATCTCGGCTGAGCGGTTGGATGAGATCAGGAATCAGATGCCGGAGCTTCCTGGAGACCGCGCGCGCCGGTTCGGTTCCCAGTACGGTCTCGATCCCGGTGACGCCCTCGTGGCTACCCGGACCCCCGAGTTTGCCGAATACTTCGAAGCATCCGCCGAGAGGGCCGGAAATCCAAAGTCGGTTCTGAACTGGATGGTGGGGGATGTGACCCACCGGCTGAGAAAAGACGGGCGCGGCCTCGAAGATTCTCCTGTCAAGGCTGCGGATCTCGGCGAGCTGATCCGTCTCCTGGACGACGGAACCATCAGCGGCAAGATGGCCAAGGGTGTCTTCGACCGGATGTATGAGACGGGCAAGTCTCCAGGGAAGATCGTCAGGGAGCAAAACCTGGCCCAGATCAGTGATCGGAGCGAATTGGAATCCGTCGTTTCCGGGATTTTGGAGTCGCATGCCGGTGCCGTCGAACGTTATAGGAATGGGAAGCGGGGCCTGCTGGGATTCTTCGTGGGACAGGTGATGCGGCAGACCCGCGGGCAAGCCAACCCGAAAATGGTCAACGAGCTGCTCAGAAGGATGTTGGACCGGTGA